Part of the Aquimarina sp. MAR_2010_214 genome is shown below.
AAACGGTAGTGGTAATAAATCAAGGTCTACCCACAGAATTAGAAGTTATTTTACCAGATGGAATCGGAGATTCTGAAATTGGTTCTTTACCAAGTGGGTTTTTGCAAGGATCAATGGGGTTAATAAAAAGTACAGAAATAAAACTTAGGTTTTTACCTAGGATCAAAGCAGTGCAAGATGCAGAAATACAACTGTATGGTGTTGCATTTCAGCATGAGTTTACCGATTGGGTTTTTCCGTTAAAGAGATGGCCTGTTAAGCTATCAGCTCTATTGGGATATACTAATGTAAAAGGTTTTTATGATATCAATGCCAGTAGTGGGATAGAAGGTGCAGATCAGGAAGTACGTCTAAATACTAATTCATGGTTAATCACAGGTATTGTATCTACCAAATTACCAGTTTTAAACTTTTATGGAGGGCTGGGGTATTATTTTGGTTCTAGTGATGCAAATTTATTAGGTACTTATCAAATCCAAAATGGGCCACTGAGTTCACAAACGGTAACAGATCCAATAAGCGTGAAAAACAAAACAAAAGGAGTTAAGGCATCAATTGGAGCAAAAGTACAATTTGGTGTTTTTAGAGCTAATCTGGATTATACATTGCAAAACTATAATAATCTTTCTCTAGGACTTAATTTTGGCTGGTAATTAACACTCTATTTGTTAATTAATTAATCAAAGAATTCGTATTTTCGCGGAATAAATAAGTTTAATTACATTCAAAAAAATATACCATGAAAGTTACAGTAGTAGGAGCTGGGGCAGTAGGTGCTAGTTGCGCTGAATATATAGCAATAAAGAATTTTGCTTCAGAAGTAGTAGTGTTAGATATTAAAGAAGGGTATGCAGAAGGAAAAGCAATGGATCTGATGCAAACAGCTTCTTTAAACGGGTTTGATACCAAAATTACTGGTACTACAGGAGATTATTCTAAAACTGCAGGAAGTGATATTGCTGTAATTACTTCAGGAATTCCCCGTAAACCAGGAATGACAAGAGAAGAATTGATTGGTATTAATGCAGGAATTGTTAAAACAGTATCCTCTAATTTGATAGAACATTCTCCTAATGCTATTATTATTGTGGTTAGTAACCCTATGGATACGATGACCTATTTAGTACATAAAACAACCAATCTTCCTAAAAATAGAATTATTGGTATGGGTGGTGCTTTAGATAGTGCTCGTTTTAAATACAGATTAGCAGAAGCATTAGGTGCTCCTATTTCTGATGTTGACGGAATGGTAATTGGCGGTCATAGTGATAAAGGTATGGTGCCATTAACAAGATTAGCTACAAGAAATAGTGTGCCTGTTTCAGAATTTATTTCAGAAGAAAGAATAGAACAAGTAGCTGCAGATACTAAGGTTGGTGGGGCTACATTAACCAAATTATTAGGTACATCGGCATGGTATGCTCCGGGGGCTGCAGTATCTGGTTTAGTACAGGCAATTGCTTGT
Proteins encoded:
- a CDS encoding DUF6588 family protein yields the protein MKKCTLLLTLLLGHATFSQTDIDQILEIGIENAQRFSEDYFAPAGESLVNAMSNGWYNTAETKKLWHFEAGIVGNLSFVREEKQSFILNVQDYTDLTFRDGQTRQVVANALGVNQEETVVVINQGLPTELEVILPDGIGDSEIGSLPSGFLQGSMGLIKSTEIKLRFLPRIKAVQDAEIQLYGVAFQHEFTDWVFPLKRWPVKLSALLGYTNVKGFYDINASSGIEGADQEVRLNTNSWLITGIVSTKLPVLNFYGGLGYYFGSSDANLLGTYQIQNGPLSSQTVTDPISVKNKTKGVKASIGAKVQFGVFRANLDYTLQNYNNLSLGLNFGW
- the mdh gene encoding malate dehydrogenase → MKVTVVGAGAVGASCAEYIAIKNFASEVVVLDIKEGYAEGKAMDLMQTASLNGFDTKITGTTGDYSKTAGSDIAVITSGIPRKPGMTREELIGINAGIVKTVSSNLIEHSPNAIIIVVSNPMDTMTYLVHKTTNLPKNRIIGMGGALDSARFKYRLAEALGAPISDVDGMVIGGHSDKGMVPLTRLATRNSVPVSEFISEERIEQVAADTKVGGATLTKLLGTSAWYAPGAAVSGLVQAIACDQKKIFPCSVLLEGEYGLNDLCIGAPVVLGRNGIEKIVEIELNDAEKTKLAESAEGVKKTNGLLEL